In a genomic window of Plasmodium malariae genome assembly, chromosome: 4:
- the PmUG01_04027500 gene encoding ubiE/COQ5 methyltransferase, putative, producing the protein MKAKKLCDYYNYNRFRKKNNLVSFLRRELKSYSTKSDHFSSNEKLYNFGFQKVTEEIKSKLVNNLFSKVSNKYDLMNDLMSLRLHHCWKNELVKELDLFLKYHSYNMEEEMYIHKRDTINEDKNMEMGNFHKMWNEEQYSEDPHIREREKYEHGQEKYEQDREKYEHGQEKYEQDREKYEQDREKYERDKEKYEKGMEKYEKGMEKYEKGMEKSSASQDGGKMHSCKILDLAGGTGDIAFRILEKYKYHLKKRKSSNNSYSEYLSDEMCINYMPNIIVCDINSDMIKVGIEKAKNLNYDKYITWLIENAENLKSFEDNSVDIITLSFGIRNFTNIPKALKEVHRVLKPGGRFLCLEFSKVNCDVINIFYKFYLNNFIPLLGKLVANSEHSYKYLAESIQTFLTPDELSQLMHQCNFRSISYTTLSLGIVAIHSAYKLII; encoded by the exons ATGAAagctaaaaaattatgcGATTACTACAACTATAACCGTTTCAGAAAGAAAAACAATCTGGTTTCATTTTTAAGGAGGGAACTGAAGTCATATAGCACAAAAAGCGATCACTTCAGTAGCAATGAAA AGCTGTACAATTTTGGATTTCAAAAAGTAACGGAGGAAATAAAATCAAAGCTTGTAAACAACTTATTCAGTAAGGTGTCAAATAAATATGACTTGATGAACGATTTGATGAGTCTGCGCTTGCACCACTGTTGGAAGAACGAGTTGGTAAAAGAATTagacttatttttaaaatatcatagTTATAATATGGAAGAAgaaatgtacatacataaaaggGATACCATAAATGAAGATAAGAACATGGAAATGGGAAATTTTCACAAAATGTGGAATGAAGAACAATATTCAGAAGATCCCCATATAAgggaaagagaaaaatacgAACATGGTcaggaaaaatatgaacaggaTAGAGAAAAATACGAACATGGTcaggaaaaatatgaacaggatagagaaaaatatgaacaggatagagaaaaatatgaacgggataaggaaaaatatgaaaagggaatggaaaaatacgaaaagggaatggaaaaatatgaaaagggAATGGAAAAAAGTTCAGCATCACAGGATGGGGGAAAAATGCATTCCTGTAAAATTTTAGATTTAGCTGGAGGTACAGGTGACATCGCTTTTCgaatattagaaaaatataaatatcatttaaaaaaaagaaaaagtagtAATAACAGTTATAGTGAATATTTGTCTGATGAGATGtgcataaattatatgcCCAACATAATTGTTTGTGATATTAATAGTGATATGATTAAAGTAGGAATAGAAAAGGCAAAGAATTTAAATTAtgacaaatatataacatggTTAATTGAAAATgctgaaaatttaaaatctTTTGAAGATAATTCAGTAGATATAATTACCTTATCATTTGGTATAAGgaattttacaaatattcCAAAAGCTTTAAAAGAAGTACATCGAGTTTTAAAACCAGGTGGAAGGTTTTTATGTCTTGAATTTAGCAAAGTAAATTGTgatgttataaatattttttataaattttatttaaataattttattcccTTACTCGGGAAATTAGTAGCAAATAGTGAGCATTCATACAAATACTTAGCAGAAAGCATACAGACATTTTTAACTCCTGATGAGTTATCTCAATTAATGCATCAGTGTAATTTTAGAAGCATTTCTTATACAACCCTGTCCCTAGGAATCGTTGCTATTCACTCCGCGTACAAGTtaatcatataa
- the PmUG01_04028100 gene encoding conserved Plasmodium protein, unknown function — translation MTLLPLLCSKTMYDSKNVDYGYKEKEKRLNFFLSNEKYISANSSTYKNIEQKNLEKCELASILLDNFSTFEQISLIEEGKYSNAKISNDLNLLSCDDKNSGKYSTHSNSTNRGAIFDLHNFRAKKDNGIHFSNTSSCDIITRGSDRYSSRDRSDSIQRGINANYGNNECAENFCMEVDSNYERIEDKSELVCSKEITPEVNNGKDGGDKSYNDQWTVYEDTFLSNIDIADLCKYFEQNNFERHKCQNVKKHSKEKKKENMFSHKLSNKKRGNKSNSSERHIFDLTRREKKELGEDKKENCQQANNKNIKIIKKNSYGDKKVYYEKRLKEQTLLHKEEKEKMKKIYEMQIYEIMENYKREEEKKKMLINNIYNKYMNMKNELIKETNDKKNLQDMNENLKNELKTMDIYPLENNLLNSYKNKIEDYIFLSKNKDIKIKNLENEISKIKKCLDQVEKKYCQISEEKKNLHEMNALLRKDNIHLQKRLENLKNEKNEMGQVLFYKDLKINHFLSILNVLDEAIMSDSTCSSEKQQKKEKQETTNVKGTKKGEKGEKTETDAIRSMNKKIIIKSIVHKIKDLNKKIKKHEKVLSSSDNKVSHHILQINNRTSQSNNSTIDEVKRDKELIDNYFNCTNYILNENETNMPREDEGQTTFFTNTDSKGATELSKNSSDQHAQTQNEENISVVLNKQEQAKMGGGKFSILR, via the coding sequence ATGACCCTCCTACCCCTCTTGTGTTCGAAAACAATGTATGATAGTAAAAATGTTGACTACggatataaagaaaaagaaaaaagactaaatttttttttatcaaatgaaaaatatatttccgCAAATAGTAGTACTTATAAGAATATAGagcaaaaaaatttagagaAATGTGAACTGGCATCAATTCTACTTGACAACTTCAGTACGTTTGAGCAGATTAGTTTAATAGAAGAAGGAAAGTATTCAAATGCGAAAATATCGAATGATTTAAATTTACTTAGTTGTGATGATAAAAATTCTGGAAAGTACTCCACACATAGCAATTCCACCAACAGAGGAGCTATTTTCGACTTACATAATTTTCGAGCAAAAAAGGATAATGGAATACATTTTAGTAACACCTCTTCATGTGATATTATCACCAGGGGTAGCGACAGGTATAGCAGTAGGGACCGTAGCGATAGCATCCAAAGGGGTATTAATGCTAACTATGGAAATAACGAGTGTGCAGAAAATTTTTGCATGGAGGTAGATAGTAACTATGAAAGGATCGAGGACAAGAGTGAACTTGTCTGCAGTAAGGAAATAACTCCAGAAGTAAATAATGGTAAAGATGGTGGAGATAAAAGTTATAACGACCAATGGACTGTTTATGAAGATACTTTCCTTAGTAATATAGACATAGCAGATCTTTGCAAATATtttgaacaaaataattttgaaagaCACAAGTGTCAAAATGTAAAGAAACATagtaaagaaaagaagaaagaaaacATGTTTAGCCATAAGTTGAGTAATAAAAAACGTGGCAACAAAAGTAATAGTAGTGAAAGGCATATATTCGATTTGACTCGTAGAGAGAAAAAGGAGTTGGGGGAAGATAAGAAAGAGAATTGTCAACAggctaataataaaaatattaaaataataaagaagaacAGTTATGGAGATAAAAAAGTCTATTATGAGAAACGATTAAAAGAGCAAACGTTGTTACATAAagaggaaaaggaaaaaatgaaaaaaatttatgaaatgcAAATATACGAAATTatggaaaattataaaagagaagaagaaaaaaagaaaatgttaataaataatatttacaataaatatatgaatatgaaaaatgagctaataaaagaaacaaatgacaaaaaaaatttgcaagATATGAacgaaaatttaaaaaacgaATTGAAAACAATGGATATATATCCActtgaaaataatttgttaaatagctataagaacaaaatagaggattatatttttttatccaaaaataaagacataaaaataaaaaatctggaaaatgaaataagtaaaataaaaaaatgtttagaTCAAGtcgaaaaaaaatactgCCAAATTtctgaagaaaaaaaaaatttgcacGAAATGAATGCATTACTAAGAAAGGATAACATACATTTACAAAAGAGActggaaaatttaaaaaatgagaaaaatgaaatgggCCAAGTCCTCTTTTATAAAGATTTGAAAATTAATCATTTCTTGAGCATATTAAACGTGCTGGATGAAGCTATAATGTCTGATAGTACCTGCTCAAGTGAAAAGCAgcagaaaaaagaaaaacaagaaaCGACGAATGTTAAAGGGACGAAAAAGGGAGAAAAAGGCGAAAAAACAGAAACGGATGCCATCAGAAgcatgaacaaaaaaattataataaaatcaattgtacataaaataaaagatttaaacaaaaaaattaaaaagcaCGAAAAAGTACTCAGCAGTTCTGATAATAAGGTGAGTCATCATATCTTACAGATTAATAACAGAACATCACAGTCAAATAATAGTACTATTGATGAAGTGAAAAGAGATAAGGAACTAATTGACAACTACTTTAATTgtacaaattatattttaaatgaaaatgaaacaaaCATGCCGCGGGAAGACGAAGGTCAAACAACGTTTTTTACGAACACTGACTCGAAAGGTGCAACTGAACTTTCAAAAAATAGTTCCGATCAACATGCGCAAACtcaaaatgaagaaaatatcAGTGTTGTTCTGAACAAGCAAGAACAGGCAAAAATGGGAGGTGGGAAATTTTCGATACTACGGTGA
- the PmUG01_04027600 gene encoding 3'-5' exonuclease, putative, with the protein MYKCFVKSIRSKALFKRTLCNVSYGYLNLTVQDRTMPYFENLKKNIIYINNSKDCKECINEIKKKFSSEKQNFIGLDIEGYKIGKDGIVSIIQICADDIYIFDIYKCDNSYLFIKYIKDLLEDERIVKVTHDCREDCSILYNQYDVRLNNIFDTQVAYNILLKERKKEMYQISFDDLLYKCLLLNNNQKIYFHKMIALEQKIYLQRPISKELIHYAVQDVLYLKPLMLSLVHMLSGVHKKEHTGERCSKVVRTAHEEKGEVKISEEKEMKTSIVANISDIDIIMQVIKCSQKYINYQSLNSHIKNEKELQKGMTLEGMVVSCNNINIYVKLNMSKKGVIANCLHHKYNIGDIVKCVILGFGTNNYIKLGLYDSSIL; encoded by the coding sequence atgtatAAATGTTTTGTAAAAAGCATAAGGAGCAAAGCATTATTCAAAAGAACATTGTGCAACGTTTCGTATGGGTACTTAAACTTAACAGTGCAGGATAGGACCATGccatattttgaaaatttaaaaaaaaatataatttatattaacaattcGAAAGATTGTAAAGAGTGTATAAAcgaaattaagaaaaaattttcgAGCGAAAAGCAAAACTTCATTGGTCTTGATATAGAAGGGTACAAAATAGGAAAGGATGGTATAGTAAgtattatacaaatatgtgcTGAtgatatttacatttttgatatatataaatgcgaTAATagctatttatttattaagtaCATAAAAGACCTATTGGAAGATGAGAGAATAGTAAAAGTAACCCATGACTGTAGAGAAGATTGTTCTATACTATACAATCAATACGATGTAAGACtaaacaatatttttgaCACACAAGTAGCATATAACATACTTttaaaagaaaggaaaaaagagaTGTACCAAATAAGTTTTGatgatttattatataaatgtttattgttaaataataatcaaaaaatttattttcataaaatgaTTGCACTGGAACAGAAAATATATCTACAGAGACCCATATCGAAAGAGCTAATTCATTACGCTGTTCAGGATGTGTTATATTTGAAGCCGCTCATGTTGAGTCTAGTGCACATGTTAAGTGGTGTACATAAAAAGGAACACACGGGAGAAAGGTGTTCTAAAGTAGTGAGAACAGCGCATGAAGAAAAGGGGGAAGTAAAGATATCGgaggaaaaagaaatgaaaactTCGATTGTCGCTAATATATCAGATATCGACATAATAATGCAAGTGATAAAATGCAGTCaaaagtatattaattatCAGTCATTAAATtcacatattaaaaatgaaaaagaattgCAAAAAGGGATGACACTTGAAGGTATGGTTGTTTCATGcaataacataaatatttatgttaagTTAAATATGAGCAAAAAGGGAGTTATAGCAAATTGTTTAcatcataaatataatattggTGATATCGTTAAATGTGTTATCCTAGGTTTTGGTACTAACAATTATATCAAGTTGGGATTATATGATTCTTCCATTTTGTAA
- the AspAT gene encoding aspartate aminotransferase, putative translates to MENLLVNIKDIEPDSIIRSAGEYKEDKCKDKVNLSIGVCCTEEGELHIFKSVLDAEKIVFEKYKEKPYLLGNGTKEFSTLTQELIFGNDSKYIKEKRICTIQTIGGTGAIFIILQFLKSLNADKIYVTNIPYINHVNMIKSYGFNIEYIHFFDYKVIDIDYTSFLTNLRNIENKSIIILQISCYNPCSVNVDINYFNQIAEIVLEKSHLIIFDIAYQGFGGSDMNEDVLLIREFQEREISFAVCQSFSKNMSLYGERAGALHIVCKNKSERQIVFNNLRMIVRRYYSSPVIHTNRIVCELLQNQKLKYEWIKELRKLSERITTNRLLFLDKLTFYQKKYNLNYDWEVYKKQRGMFSFIPLLANISDKLKQYHIYIIANGRINVSGVTKRNVDLIAERICQCLSEL, encoded by the coding sequence ATGGAGAATCTGCtggtaaatataaaagatatcGAACCGGATAGTATAATAAGGAGCGCCGGTGAGTATAAAGAAGATAAATGTAAGGATAAAGTAAACTTATCCATAGGTGTATGTTGCACAGAAGAAGGTGAgttgcatatatttaaaagtgTGTTAGATGCAGAAAAAATAGTATTCGAAAAGTATAAAGAAAAACCATATCTATTAGGTAATGGTACAAAAGAATTTTCAACATTAACGCAAGAATTAATATTTGGAAAtgattcaaaatatattaaagagaAAAGAATATGTACGATTCAAACAATAGGAGGTACAGGAgctatatttataatattacaatttttaaaaagtttgaatgctgataaaatatatgtaacaaaTATTCCTTATATAAATCATGTAAATATGATAAAGTCATACGGATTTAATATTGAGTATATACACTTTTTTGACTATAAAGTAATAGATATAGATTATACTTCCTTTTTAACAAATCTAcgtaatatagaaaataaatcaaTTATTATCTTACAAATTTCTTGTTATAATCCATGTAGTGTAAATGttgatataaattattttaaccaAATAGCAGAGATCGTTTTAGAAAAAAgccatttaataatattcgACATTGCATATCAAGGTTTTGGTGGTTCGGATATGAATGAGgatgtattattaattcGAGAATTTCAAGAGAGAGAAATTTCTTTTGCTGTTTGTCAGTCTTTTTCTAAAAACATGTCTTTATATGGTGAACGTGCAGGCGCATTACATATcgtttgtaaaaataaatcagaGAGAcaaattgtttttaataatttacgTATGATAGTTAGAAGATATTATTCTTCTCCTGTTATTCATACGAATAGAATTGTATGTGAACTTTTACaaaatcaaaaattaaaatatgaatggATAAAAGAATTACGTAAATTATCTGAACGGATTACTACGAATAGACTTTTATTCTTAGACAAACTAACCTTCTatcaaaagaaatataatttaaattatgacTGGGaggtatataaaaaacagaGGGGCATGTTTTCCTTCATCCCACTGCTCGCCAATATATCTGATAAGTTAAAACAATATCACATCTACATAATAGCAAATGGTAGAATAAACGTGTCTGGCGTTACTAAGCGCAATGTGGACCTCATAGCCGAAAGGATATGTCAATGCTTGAGCGAACTATAG
- the PmUG01_04027800 gene encoding 5'-3' exonuclease, putative translates to MQRIYIALKCIFLLLAFLSLINCGIPGLHKWIIHNFPSCVKIVDKHNLLDASTFTYSNWRSKCRAGGGSSGRGVGSSRSNYGELKGNILEVDNLLFDMNQLLHKANVQFRSYDNYFFKLSSLIKNVLKKFHPKKNVVFAIDGICPFSKLKLQIKRRAKAKSKERNSLYINDITCGSTFIDKISKFLVNFVKYLISFEKFDRVKFFVSTDKEAGEGELKLMNWISNYIGAEQKEEEKEEEKEREEKKDIVESGEKVRVDNHYKGENVNGATFSKTQHLLGCSPGKDEEKGNINTKTNAEEESFVIVGADADLLLQCLALKNIRNIYIYTYQTFHMNIGGYEFKKENHLMEGPNGSYIKKRKNNQLNYSNNLKEYHFNDMLLMDNLNMENKKNKKKRKKKIKVLYNLNTFINLFLNKYPKSFEQIRRDLLILFILKGNDYLPKIKEGNFSLFFESYFKMLEKNMNKQGEEMPYNGFLNKNYVLNRKEFLKFLHYVQDIISFSNYSVNNNSSTNEEECTSINHTNNRYEKEFKENNLYLPLSLLNEILSKNIIENESIKIEIKKEQDMYNCTLTYFENNQNYLHFGSSKKKKNSVHIASYSFLKNHFPIFMKYINLELFKSTIREANCLHQTNYDHVRQNEKLTPQKDGNNIYRSGESTVLGKSLTCGRRQGNEMDDITSNGTSDRTEITESNEHRDYTFDSDDEKEDAQMELYLRKVYRQNCKNKKNYEQEMKICENYIEGIHWLVEMYTKTYCINFNFFYKYLISPSLLSIYYYLSTFGEVPKYSSDYRNGIQNINLNVFKNNYEYYNFITFCVNKYNDLKMKLKLSSSDNLPNETETNEDTNKIKNEKNPFLLNAQNSKKNVYFENIYDILFSKNVNIVKDNIQKLNKILKTTMHNNKKIIYYWDIYARHLKKFYKIIFYKTRKIYVCKYSLFKLKFENTDQRCSTYKQGLTKKEMTKDNNSNSENDNFEIQNNYFPTFGLNSIMRKNRIFSKNLMSYSDGRTDVTKRVVQIRRVKKIVYR, encoded by the coding sequence ATgcaaagaatatatatagccTTAAAATGCATATTTCTCCTTTTGGCATTTCTATCATTAATTAATTGCGGGATTCCCGGACTTCACAAGTGGATAATCCATAATTTCCCAAGTTGTGTGAAAATAGTGGATAAACATAATCTACTTGATGCGAGTACCTTTACATATAGCAACTGGAGGAGTAAATGTAGAGCAGGAGGGGGAAGCAGTGGGAGAGGCGTTGGTAGTAGCCGTAGCAACTATGGTGAACTAAAGGGAAACATCCTCGAAGTGGATAATTTGCTATTTGATATGAACCAGTTACTCCACAAAGCGAACGTGCAATTTCGTAGTTAcgataattattttttcaaactctctagtttaataaaaaatgtactgAAGAAATTTCACCCTAAGAAGAATGTCGTTTTTGCTATTGATGGAATATGCCCCTTTTCCAAactaaaattacaaataaaaagaagagcCAAAGCAAAAAGCAAAGAGAggaattcattatatataaatgatataacaTGTGGTAGTACATTTATAGATAAGATATCCAAATTTTTggtaaattttgtaaaatatttaatttcttttgaaaaattcGACAGGGTTAAGTTTTTTGTATCTACTGATAAGGAAGCAGGGGAAGGGGAACTCAAACTTATGAATTGGATAAGCAACTACATTGGAGCGGAACAGAAAGAGGAAGAGAAAGAGGAAGAGAAAGAGagagaggaaaaaaaagacatagTTGAGAGTGGAGAGAAGGTAAGGGTGGATAACCATTACAAGGGGGAGAATGTAAATGGAGCCACCTTTAGCAAAACACAACATCTTCTTGGTTGTTCACCTGGAAAGGATGAAGAAAagggaaatataaatacaaaaacgAATGCGGAAGAAGAATCGTTCGTAATAGTAGGGGCGGACGCAGACCTATTACTACAATGTTTAGctctaaaaaatatacgcaacatatatatttatacatatcaAACTTTCCATATGAATATAGGTGgatatgaatttaaaaaggaaaatcaTCTTATGGAAGGGCCAAACGGTagttacattaaaaaaagaaaaaacaatcAGTTAAACTATAGTaacaatttaaaagaatatcaTTTTAATGACATGTTACTAATGGACAAtttaaatatggaaaataaaaaaaataaaaaaaaaaggaaaaaaaaaataaaagttttgtacaatttaaatacattcattaatttatttttaaataaatatccAAAATCTTTTGAGCAAATTAGACGAGATTTacttattttgttcatattaaaaGGAAATGATTATTTACCAAAAATTAAGGAAGGTAATTTCAGCTTGTTTTTTGAAtcctattttaaaatgttagaaaaaaatatgaacaagcAAGGAGAGGAAATGCCATATAAtggttttttaaataaaaattatgtattaaatagaaaagagtttttaaaatttttgcacTACGTACAGGATATAATTAGCTTTTCCAACTACTCTgtgaataataatagtagtacaAACGAAGAGGAATGCACTAGTATTAATCATACAAATAACAGGTATGAAAAAGAATtcaaagaaaataatttgtacCTTCCTTTGTCCCTTTTGaatgaaatattaagtaaaaatataatagaaaatgaaagcataaaaattgaaattaaaaaagaacaagacatgtataattgtacattaacatattttgaaaataatcaaaattaCCTTCATTTTGGTtcatccaaaaaaaaaaaaaattccgtGCACATTGCTTCTTAtagctttttaaaaaatcattttccCATATTTATGAAGTATATAAATTTGGAACTTTTCAAAAGCACCATTAGAGAAGCGAATTGCTTGCACCAAACAAATTATGACCACGTCAggcaaaatgaaaaattaacgCCACAAAAGGAcggaaataatatttatcgtTCAGGTGAAAGTACAGTTTTGGGAAAATCTCTAACATGTGGCAGAAGACAGGGTAACGAAATGGATGATATAACGTCCAATGGAACGTCCGATAGAACAGAGATTACCGAGTCTAATGAACATCGGGATTATACATTTGACAGTGATGACGAAAAAGAAGATGCACAAATGGAACTTTATTTGAGAAAGGTGTACAGACagaattgtaaaaataaaaaaaattatgaacaggaaatgaaaatttgTGAAAATTATATCGAAGGCATACATTGGCTAGTTGAAATGTACACAAAAACGtattgtataaattttaattttttttacaaatatttaattagtcCATctttattaagtatatattactaCTTATCCACATTTGGGGAAGTACCAAAATATAGCAGTGATTACAGAAATggtatacaaaatataaatttaaatgtttttaaaaataattatgaatattacaattttattacCTTTTGtgtgaataaatataatgacttgaaaatgaaattaaaactGAGCTCTTCGGACAATTTACCAAACGAAACAGAAACTAATGAGGATactaacaaaattaaaaatgagaaaaatccatttttactaaatgcacaaaatagtaaaaaaaatgtatattttgaaaatatatatgatattttattttcaaaaaatgtaaatatcgTCAAAGacaatattcaaaaattaaataaaattttaaaaacaacaatgcacaataataaaaaaattatttactattGGGATATATATGCAAGGCATTTgaaaaagttttataaaataattttttataaaactaggaaaatatatgtgtgcaaatattctttatttaaacTGAAATTTGAAAATACGGACCAGAGGTGTTCAACCTATAAACAGGGACTTACCAAAAAGGAAATGACCaaagataataatagtaactcggaaaatgataattttgaaattcaaaataattattttcccACGTTTGGATTAAACAGTATTATGCGGAAAAATCGTATTTTTAGCAAAAATTTAATGAGTTACTCTGATGGAAGAACAGATGTTACAAAAAGGGTTGTACAGATTAGACGCGTGAAAAAAATTGTCTACCGCTGA
- the HT gene encoding hexose transporter, putative: MNKSSKEISSGPCAINEEDKFFNTSFKYVLSACIASFIFGYQVSVLNTIKNFIVVEFEWCTGDNRLDCRENTIKSSFLLASVFIGAVIGSGFSGYLVQYGRRFAILVIYYFFVFVSFLTSITHHFHTILFARLLSGFGIGLITVSVPLYISEMTHKDKKGAYGVLHQLSITFGIFIAVLLGLAMGEGPKGESKEPLGNFEKIWWRLMFFMPSIISIVGIFLLVVFFKEETPYFLYEKGKLEESKKILKKIYGSDDVDEPLNAIKEAIEQTESAKRNSLSLLNALKIPCYRYVILLGCILSAFQQFTGINVLVSNSNELYKEFLPSEWITILSVIMTIVNFLMTFPAIYIVEKLGRKTLLLGGCFGIICAYVPTAIANLINKNSNPVKVISIVATFIMIISFAVSYGPVLWIYLHEMFPSEIKDSAATLASLINWLCAIIVVFPSDIIIKTSPAILFIIFAVMSVVTFLFIFFFIKETKGGEIGTSPYISMEERQKYMTKSAV, translated from the coding sequence ATGAATAAAAGTAGTAAAGAAATATCCTCAGGGCCGTGTGCaataaatgaagaagataaattttttaatacgtcatttaaatatgtattatcaGCATGTATTGCCTCCTTTATATTTGGATATCAAGTGAGTGttttaaatacaataaagaattttataGTAGTGGAATTTGAATGGTGTACAGGTGATAATAGGTTGGATTGTCGTGAGAATACTATTAAgagttcatttttattagcATCTGTTTTTATTGGTGCTGTGATTGGTAGTGGGTTTTCAGGGTATTTAGTGCAATATGGGAGGAGATTTGCAATActagtaatatattattttttcgtttttgtaAGTTTTTTAACATCAATTACTCATCATTTTCATACAATTCTATTTGCTCGTTTGTTAAGCGGCTTTGGTATTGGTCTTATAACAGTTAGTGTGCCATTGTATATTTCAGAGATGACACATAAAGACAAAAAAGGAGCATATGGAGTTTTGCATCAACTTAGTATTACGTTTGGTATATTTATAGCTGTATTGCTAGGACTAGCCATGGGTGAAGGACCGAAGGGTGAATCAAAAGAGCCTTTGggaaattttgaaaaaatatggtGGAGGCTTATGTTTTTTATGCCCAGCATTATTTCAATTGTTGgtatatttcttttagtagtattttttaaagaagaaacaccatattttttatatgagaAAGGTAAATTGGAAGagtcaaaaaaaattttaaaaaaaatatatggtaGTGATGATGTAGATGAACCTTTGAATGCAATTAAAGAAGCTATTGAGCAAACCGAGTCAGCTAAAAGAAATTCTTTATCCTTATTAAATGCATTAAAAATACCATGTTATAGATACGTTATATTATTGGGATGTATTTTATCCGCTTTTCAACAATTCACAGGTATAAACGTTTTAGTCTCAAATTCAAATGagttatataaagaatttttaCCAAGTGAATGGATAACAATTTTAAGTGTTATCATGACTatagttaattttttgatgACTTTTCCAGCTATTTATATCGTTGAAAAACTGGGTAGGAAAACTTTATTATTAGGGGGATGTTTTGGTATTATATGTGCTTATGTACCTACAGCTATAgcaaatttaataaataaaaattcaaatccTGTGAAAGTAATATCTATAGTTGCAACatttattatgattatttcATTTGCTGTGTCATATGGTCCTGTTTTGTGGATTTATTTACATGAAATGTTTCCTTCAGAAATAAAAGATAGTGCAGCTACATTAGCTTCACTAATTAATTGGTTATGTGCAATTATTGTCGTTTTTCCATCCGACATTATTATTAAGACATCTCCTgcaatactttttattatatttgccGTTATGTCAGTCGTTactttcttatttattttcttttttattaaagaaacAAAAGGTGGAGAAATTGGAACAAGTCCATATATTTCGATGGAAGAAAGGCAAAAATACATGACCAAGTCAGCAGtttga
- the PmUG01_04028000 gene encoding dynein light chain, putative, with translation MNADNFSLNLKKHMQSLLIRRSDIPYYNQNNIVDIITGVLDKYTDANTNDINVENAIKNIKEILDKTFGTGWICLIGESFSFNISAKENSFLFCFYQGYLAIVVYKC, from the exons ATGAACGCAGATAATTTCTCTCTGAATTTGAAGAAGCATATGCAAAGTCTCCTAATCAGA AGATCTGACATTCCTTATTACAATCAAAACAATATAGTGGACATAATAACTGGGGTGTTAGACAAATACACTGATGCGAATACTAATGATATTAACGTCGAA AATGCAATAAAGAACATAAAGGAGATTTTAGACAAAACCTTTGGTACTGGCTGGATTTGTCTTATTGGGGagtctttttcttttaacatTTCCGCCAAA GAAAACTCCTTTCTATTTTGTTTCTATCAAGGATACTTGGCTATCGTTGTATATAAATGCTAA